A segment of the Candidatus Polarisedimenticolia bacterium genome:
GCGAATACGTGTTCGCGTTCGAGGCGGCGTCGGTCCTCCTGGTGGTGGCCATGATTGGAGCGGTGCTCCTGGCGCGGAGGGAGCGGTGAAGACCTCCTTTCTCCCGCTGATCGCCGCGGTCCTGTTCTCGATCGGCGCGCTCGGCTTCCTGATCCGGCGCAACGTGATCGTCATCCTGATGTGCGTCGAGCTGATGCTCAACGCGGTGAACCTCACGTTCGCGGCCTACGCCTACGAGCTGCGCTCGATGACCGGCCACATCTTCATCTTCTTCATCATGACGGTCGCCGCGGCCGAGGCCGCGGTCGGCCTCGCGATCGTCATCGCGCTCTTCCGGAAGCGGCAGAGCACCGACGTCGACGACGTCGATCTCATGCGCTGGTAAGGAAGGATGCTGAACCTACTCTGGCTGATACCGGTCCTGCCGTTTCTGGGGTTCGCGGTGAACGGCCTGCTGGGGCGGCGGTTTTTGCCGAAGCGGGCGGTGTCGTGGATCGCGTGCGGGACGGTGCTGCTGTCGTTCCTGCTGTCGGTAGGGGCGGTG
Coding sequences within it:
- the nuoK gene encoding NADH-quinone oxidoreductase subunit NuoK, with product MKTSFLPLIAAVLFSIGALGFLIRRNVIVILMCVELMLNAVNLTFAAYAYELRSMTGHIFIFFIMTVAAAEAAVGLAIVIALFRKRQSTDVDDVDLMRW